From the Aquitalea magnusonii genome, one window contains:
- a CDS encoding outer membrane protein OmpK, producing the protein MKARKLLLALSLISGSTLAHADNWSFANVSANYLDWSSRTTEQSGKKDFGYLEAEGGMGGNWGDVYGFFDLENPGKSDQGTNGYDRRYTTKAIGRFNLTQVGNVPVQLYAHVYDTRGNNFFSQNRVLGLSTELKYGNLTIKPFIGAHNELDSFGIGSGYNGWMAGYVLLYPFSAFGQSFLVTQWHETEFARKHEFVANYKHNTGENGAIALWWNVNKRFTTGVQYRYADQKLGSSEYQNAVIYSAKYNF; encoded by the coding sequence ATGAAAGCTCGCAAACTGCTGCTGGCCCTGTCTCTGATCAGCGGCTCCACCCTGGCGCATGCCGACAACTGGTCTTTTGCCAATGTCAGTGCCAACTACCTCGACTGGTCGTCCCGCACCACCGAACAAAGCGGCAAGAAAGACTTTGGCTACCTGGAAGCCGAAGGCGGCATGGGTGGCAACTGGGGTGATGTCTACGGCTTCTTCGACCTGGAAAACCCAGGCAAGAGCGACCAAGGCACCAACGGTTATGACCGCCGCTACACCACCAAGGCCATTGGCCGCTTCAACCTGACCCAGGTCGGCAACGTACCGGTACAGCTGTACGCACACGTTTACGACACCCGTGGCAACAACTTCTTCAGCCAGAACCGCGTGCTGGGCCTGAGCACCGAACTGAAGTACGGCAACCTCACCATCAAGCCCTTCATTGGCGCACACAACGAGCTGGACTCCTTCGGCATCGGTTCCGGCTACAACGGCTGGATGGCGGGCTATGTGCTGCTCTACCCGTTCAGCGCCTTTGGTCAGTCCTTCCTGGTGACCCAGTGGCATGAAACCGAATTCGCCCGCAAGCACGAATTCGTGGCCAACTACAAGCACAACACCGGCGAAAACGGTGCCATCGCCCTGTGGTGGAATGTGAACAAGCGCTTCACCACCGGCGTGCAATACCGCTATGCCGACCAGAAGCTGGGCTCGTCCGAGTACCAGAACGCGGTGATCTACAGCGCCAAGTACAATTTCTGA
- the edd gene encoding phosphogluconate dehydratase, which yields MALHPVLHTVTQRIIERSRARRAAYLNHLNAAAQQGKVERAQLSCTNQAHAFAAMPDNVKIHLKEAHRPNLAIVSAYNDMLSAHQPLEAYPAWIKEEALKAGATAQFAGGVPAMCDGVTQGQPGMELSLFSRDVIAMSTAVALSHQMFDASLYLGVCDKIVPGLLIGALTFGHLPAVFVPAGPMTTGIANDDKAKVRQLFAEGKVGRDQLLESECQSYHGPGTCTFYGTANSNQMMMEIMGLHLPGTAFVNPGTPLREALTRAAARQAAHIAAQGENFTPVGRMIDEKSIVNAIVGLLATGGSTNHTLHLVAIARAAGIDINWDDFDELSAIIPLLTRVYPNGKADVNHFHAAGGMGFVIRELLSAGLLHEDVDTIVGRGLSSYANEPWLDNGTLKWRPAPAVSGDDSVLRTVAEPFSADGGLRVVAGNLGRAVIKVSAVKPEHRIVEAPAIVFNDQNDMLAAFKRGELERDFVAVIRFQGPRANGMPELHKLTPALSILQERGFAVALVTDGRMSGASGKVPAAIHVSPEAVLGGSIGKVRDGDIVKLDAVAGTLEVKVPAEEWAARELARADLAHNQFGVGRELFAVFRESADAAEAGAMSFHHPLWRN from the coding sequence ATGGCCCTGCACCCGGTACTGCACACTGTTACCCAGCGCATCATAGAGCGTAGCCGCGCGCGTCGCGCGGCTTATCTGAATCACCTTAACGCCGCCGCCCAGCAGGGCAAGGTAGAACGCGCCCAACTGTCCTGCACCAACCAGGCCCACGCCTTTGCGGCCATGCCGGACAACGTCAAGATTCACCTGAAAGAAGCGCATCGCCCCAATCTGGCCATCGTCTCCGCCTATAACGACATGCTGTCCGCCCACCAGCCGCTGGAAGCCTACCCGGCCTGGATCAAGGAAGAAGCGCTCAAGGCCGGTGCCACCGCCCAGTTTGCTGGTGGTGTGCCCGCCATGTGCGATGGCGTGACCCAGGGTCAGCCCGGCATGGAGCTGTCGCTGTTTTCGCGTGATGTGATTGCCATGAGCACCGCGGTGGCCCTGTCGCACCAGATGTTCGACGCCAGCCTGTATCTGGGCGTGTGCGACAAGATCGTACCGGGCCTGCTGATTGGCGCGCTGACCTTTGGCCATCTGCCGGCGGTGTTTGTTCCGGCCGGGCCGATGACCACCGGCATTGCCAACGACGACAAGGCGAAGGTGCGCCAGTTGTTCGCCGAAGGCAAGGTGGGAAGGGATCAACTGCTGGAATCCGAGTGCCAGTCCTACCACGGCCCCGGCACCTGTACCTTCTATGGCACAGCCAATTCCAACCAGATGATGATGGAGATCATGGGCCTGCACCTGCCGGGCACCGCCTTCGTCAATCCGGGTACGCCGCTGCGCGAGGCACTGACCCGCGCCGCCGCCCGTCAGGCCGCCCACATTGCCGCCCAGGGTGAGAACTTCACCCCGGTTGGCCGCATGATTGATGAAAAATCCATCGTCAACGCCATTGTCGGCCTGCTGGCCACCGGCGGCTCCACCAACCATACCCTGCATCTGGTGGCCATTGCCCGCGCCGCCGGCATCGACATCAACTGGGACGATTTTGACGAACTGTCGGCCATCATCCCGCTGCTGACCCGCGTCTACCCCAATGGCAAGGCCGATGTGAACCACTTCCACGCCGCGGGCGGCATGGGCTTTGTCATCCGCGAGCTGCTGTCTGCCGGTCTGCTGCACGAAGACGTGGACACCATCGTCGGCCGTGGCCTGTCGTCTTACGCCAATGAACCCTGGCTGGACAATGGCACGCTGAAATGGCGTCCGGCCCCGGCCGTGAGCGGCGACGACAGCGTGCTGCGCACCGTGGCCGAGCCGTTCAGCGCCGATGGCGGCCTGCGCGTGGTGGCTGGCAACCTGGGCCGCGCCGTGATCAAGGTATCCGCCGTCAAGCCGGAACACCGCATCGTGGAAGCACCGGCCATCGTATTCAACGATCAGAACGACATGCTGGCTGCGTTCAAGCGCGGCGAGCTGGAACGCGACTTTGTCGCCGTCATCCGCTTCCAGGGCCCGCGCGCCAACGGCATGCCGGAGCTGCACAAGCTGACCCCGGCGCTGTCCATCCTGCAAGAACGCGGCTTTGCCGTGGCACTGGTGACCGATGGCCGCATGTCCGGCGCGTCGGGCAAAGTGCCCGCTGCCATCCACGTCTCGCCGGAAGCGGTCTTGGGCGGTAGTATCGGCAAGGTTCGCGATGGCGACATCGTGAAACTGGATGCCGTGGCCGGCACGCTGGAAGTGAAAGTACCGGCTGAAGAATGGGCTGCACGCGAACTGGCGCGTGCCGACCTTGCACACAATCAATTTGGCGTGGGACGTGAACTATTCGCGGTGTTCCGCGAATCCGCCGACGCCGCGGAAGCTGGTGCCATGAGCTTCCATCACCCGTTGTGGAGAAACTGA
- a CDS encoding MBL fold metallo-hydrolase yields the protein MSLQYHLIPVTPFAQNCSVLWCDVTREAAIVDAGGDIDRIHAWVAQQGLTVTKLLLTHGHIDHAGGAGELAAQLGVQIEGPEQSESFWLDQLPNQGRMFGFPSSPALTPERWLNEGDSVSIGQETLQVIHCPGHTPGHVVFYSAAASVLVAGDVLFQGSIGRTDFPMGNHQQLIDAIQQKLFLLPDDTVVIPGHGPLTTIGDEKRHNPFVADARFR from the coding sequence ATGTCCCTGCAGTATCACCTGATTCCGGTTACCCCCTTTGCCCAGAACTGCAGCGTGCTGTGGTGCGATGTCACGCGCGAAGCCGCCATCGTCGATGCCGGTGGCGATATCGACCGCATCCATGCCTGGGTCGCGCAACAAGGCCTCACCGTCACCAAGCTGCTGCTGACTCACGGCCATATCGACCACGCCGGCGGTGCCGGTGAACTGGCCGCCCAGCTGGGCGTGCAGATTGAAGGCCCGGAACAGAGCGAAAGCTTCTGGCTGGACCAGCTGCCCAATCAAGGCCGCATGTTCGGCTTTCCCTCCAGCCCCGCCCTCACCCCGGAGCGCTGGCTGAACGAAGGCGACAGCGTCAGCATCGGCCAGGAGACGCTGCAGGTGATCCACTGCCCCGGCCATACCCCCGGCCATGTGGTGTTCTACAGCGCTGCCGCCAGCGTGCTGGTGGCCGGTGACGTGCTGTTCCAGGGCTCCATCGGCCGGACCGACTTCCCGATGGGCAATCACCAGCAACTGATTGATGCCATCCAGCAAAAGCTGTTCCTGTTGCCGGACGACACCGTGGTGATTCCCGGCCACGGCCCGCTCACCACCATTGGCGATGAAAAGCGCCACAACCCCTTCGTGGCGGACGCCCGCTTCCGCTGA
- a CDS encoding GIY-YIG nuclease family protein, with amino-acid sequence MSKADTASAAGQWHLYVLECRDGALYTGISNDVARRYAAHLAGKGARYTRINPPQRIALVHPFADKSQALKAEYAFKRLSAAAKRQLVAGGDLGDWLAARTAPPEPAQ; translated from the coding sequence ATGAGCAAGGCTGACACCGCCAGCGCCGCCGGCCAGTGGCATCTGTATGTGCTGGAGTGCCGTGACGGTGCGCTGTACACCGGCATCAGCAATGATGTGGCGCGGCGCTATGCCGCGCATCTGGCGGGTAAGGGAGCGCGCTATACCCGCATCAACCCGCCGCAGCGCATTGCGCTGGTTCACCCCTTTGCCGACAAGTCGCAGGCGCTGAAAGCCGAATACGCCTTCAAGCGCCTGTCGGCCGCCGCCAAGCGCCAATTGGTGGCAGGCGGCGATCTGGGCGACTGGCTGGCGGCGCGTACCGCCCCGCCAGAGCCGGCTCAGTAA
- the pgi gene encoding glucose-6-phosphate isomerase, whose product MSELTQHPAWQTLWDHFAEAKQLHMRELFQSDPERAERYGLEVGGLFLDYSKNRITDETLQGLMQLAREAGLPERIKAMFKGEKINSTENRAVLHVALRNRTNSPIFVDGEDVMPKVNSVLERMGKFAHAVRSGEWLGYTNQPITDIVNIGIGGSDLGPLMVCSALRPFGHPRMNMHFVSNVDGAQLKETLKKVHSETTLFVVESKTFTTQETLTNALTARDWFLQRARDEKAVAKHFVAVSTNQKAVADFGIDPSNMFEFWDWVGGRYSLWSAIGLPIMLYLGEENFTELLNGAHIMDQHFRNAPFEQNMPVLLAMIGIWYINYFGGGSHVIAPYDQYLHRLPAFIQQLDMESNGKQTQLNGNPVNFETAPIIWGETGINGQHAFFQLLHQGTHISPIDLIASLESRGSLPGHHEILLANVFAQAEAFMRGKTADEVREELAAQGMKGDALEALVPHKVFAGNRPTNTLLMSFLDPRNLGSLIALYEHKIFVQGVIWGINSFDQWGVELGKQLAKTIHGELTGKLKSAEHDSSTRRLIQLYRQANKSK is encoded by the coding sequence ATGAGCGAACTGACCCAGCACCCCGCCTGGCAAACCCTGTGGGACCACTTTGCCGAGGCCAAGCAGCTGCACATGCGCGAGCTGTTCCAGAGCGACCCGGAGCGGGCCGAGCGTTATGGCCTGGAAGTGGGGGGCCTGTTCCTCGATTACTCCAAGAACCGCATTACCGACGAAACCCTGCAGGGCCTGATGCAACTGGCGCGCGAAGCCGGGCTGCCGGAACGCATCAAGGCCATGTTCAAGGGGGAAAAGATCAACAGCACGGAAAACCGCGCCGTGTTGCACGTTGCCCTGCGCAACCGCACCAATTCGCCCATTTTCGTTGATGGTGAAGACGTGATGCCCAAGGTGAACTCGGTGCTGGAACGCATGGGCAAGTTTGCCCACGCCGTGCGCTCCGGCGAGTGGCTGGGTTATACCAACCAGCCCATCACCGACATCGTCAACATCGGCATTGGCGGCTCGGACCTGGGCCCGCTGATGGTATGCAGTGCGCTGCGTCCGTTTGGTCACCCGCGCATGAACATGCACTTTGTCTCCAATGTGGATGGTGCCCAGCTGAAGGAAACCCTGAAGAAGGTGCATTCGGAAACCACCCTGTTCGTGGTGGAATCCAAAACCTTCACCACCCAGGAAACCCTGACCAATGCGCTGACCGCGCGTGACTGGTTCCTGCAGCGTGCGCGGGACGAAAAAGCGGTGGCCAAGCACTTTGTCGCCGTATCCACCAACCAGAAAGCCGTGGCGGATTTCGGCATCGACCCGTCCAACATGTTCGAATTCTGGGACTGGGTGGGTGGCCGCTACAGCCTGTGGTCGGCCATCGGCCTGCCCATCATGCTGTATCTGGGCGAGGAAAACTTTACCGAGCTGCTGAACGGTGCGCACATCATGGACCAGCATTTCCGCAATGCACCGTTCGAGCAGAACATGCCGGTGCTGCTGGCCATGATAGGCATCTGGTACATCAACTACTTTGGTGGTGGCAGCCACGTGATTGCGCCGTACGACCAGTACCTGCATCGCTTGCCGGCCTTTATCCAGCAGCTGGACATGGAGTCCAACGGCAAGCAAACCCAGCTCAACGGCAATCCGGTCAATTTCGAAACCGCCCCCATCATCTGGGGTGAAACCGGCATCAACGGCCAGCATGCCTTCTTCCAGCTCCTGCACCAGGGCACGCATATTTCGCCGATCGACCTGATCGCCTCGCTGGAAAGCCGTGGCAGCCTGCCCGGTCACCATGAAATCCTGCTGGCCAACGTGTTTGCCCAGGCCGAGGCCTTCATGCGCGGCAAGACCGCCGACGAAGTACGGGAAGAACTGGCCGCGCAAGGCATGAAGGGCGATGCACTGGAAGCACTGGTGCCGCACAAGGTGTTTGCCGGCAACCGTCCCACCAATACCTTGCTGATGAGCTTCCTCGACCCGCGCAACCTGGGTTCGCTGATTGCGCTGTACGAGCACAAGATCTTTGTGCAAGGCGTGATCTGGGGCATCAACAGCTTCGACCAGTGGGGGGTGGAGCTGGGCAAGCAACTGGCCAAAACCATCCACGGCGAGCTGACCGGCAAGCTGAAATCGGCCGAGCACGACAGCTCCACCCGCCGCCTGATCCAGCTGTACCGTCAGGCCAACAAGAGCAAGTAA
- the pgl gene encoding 6-phosphogluconolactonase, with protein sequence MQWFEFPDAPASAAALAATVAQRLSAALARDGRAVLAVSGGKSPVPFFHALRSQPLDWSRVLITLVDERFVPPDHPDSNAALVREHLLQDAAAAARFLPLVGDARDDVTELAAANAAYQQPTVAVLGMGEDGHTASLFPGADALADGLDMARSLPLLAVQPLTAPHLRFSMSKAALLACDSLILSIQGAGKRQVFDQAAQGINDSLPISHFLLQTECPLDVYWTA encoded by the coding sequence ATGCAATGGTTTGAATTTCCCGATGCACCGGCCAGCGCCGCCGCCCTGGCCGCTACCGTGGCACAACGCTTGTCGGCCGCTCTGGCGCGCGATGGCCGCGCCGTGCTGGCAGTATCCGGTGGCAAATCGCCGGTTCCCTTCTTTCACGCCCTGCGCAGCCAGCCGCTGGACTGGTCGCGCGTGCTGATTACCCTGGTGGACGAACGCTTCGTCCCGCCGGATCACCCGGACAGCAATGCCGCGCTGGTGCGCGAGCATCTGCTACAGGATGCCGCCGCAGCCGCCCGTTTCCTGCCGCTGGTGGGCGATGCCCGTGATGACGTCACCGAACTGGCCGCCGCCAATGCCGCTTACCAACAACCGACTGTCGCCGTATTGGGCATGGGTGAGGACGGCCATACCGCTTCGCTGTTTCCCGGTGCTGACGCGCTCGCTGACGGGCTGGACATGGCCCGCAGCCTGCCCTTGCTTGCCGTCCAGCCGCTCACCGCGCCGCACCTGCGCTTCAGCATGAGCAAGGCCGCCTTGCTCGCCTGCGACAGCCTCATCCTGTCCATTCAGGGAGCGGGCAAGCGCCAGGTGTTCGATCAGGCTGCGCAAGGTATCAATGACAGCCTGCCCATCAGCCATTTCCTGTTGCAGACGGAGTGCCCGCTTGATGTCTACTGGACTGCCTAA
- a CDS encoding MGMT family protein, with product MSPAFELAVLALVRQIPPGRVSSYGVLAAAAGFPRHARHVGKLLGSLPDGHDLPWHRVVNSAGKLSRPGSEQADWQRVLLEQEGVEFSASSAISLFRYGWPDHAYLRAKAR from the coding sequence ATGTCGCCCGCCTTTGAACTGGCGGTGCTGGCGCTGGTGCGGCAGATCCCGCCCGGCCGGGTCAGCAGCTATGGCGTGCTGGCCGCAGCGGCCGGTTTCCCACGCCACGCCCGTCATGTCGGCAAATTGCTGGGCAGCCTGCCGGATGGCCACGACCTGCCCTGGCACCGGGTGGTGAACAGTGCCGGCAAACTGTCCCGCCCCGGCAGCGAACAGGCCGACTGGCAGCGCGTGTTGCTGGAACAAGAGGGCGTCGAATTTTCTGCCAGCAGCGCGATCAGCCTGTTTCGCTATGGCTGGCCGGATCACGCCTACTTGCGCGCCAAAGCCCGCTGA
- a CDS encoding glucokinase codes for MSTGLPNTWPRLLADIGGTNARFALETAPGVLEDIQVLPCASHPTLEAAMRSYLAEVGSRAVAHAAIGIANPVTGDWVQMTNHHWAFSIEATRQALGLTSLIVINDFTALALSLPHLPRKELVQVGGGDAISGSPLALIGPGTGLGVSALIPSPGGYMPLAGEGGHVSFAPFDEREAAIWRYARDRHGHVSAERLLSGPGLVLIYHALAALAGEAEQDLSAADITARGLSGDCPRCRETLDAFCAMLGTAAANLALTLGARGGVYLGGGIVPRLIDYFKTSPFRPRFEDKGRFSAYLAGIPVFVINSRYPALIGASAALAAHLEH; via the coding sequence ATGTCTACTGGACTGCCTAATACCTGGCCAAGACTGCTGGCCGACATCGGCGGCACCAATGCCCGTTTTGCCCTGGAAACCGCCCCCGGCGTGCTGGAGGACATCCAGGTGCTGCCCTGTGCCAGCCACCCCACGCTGGAAGCGGCCATGCGCAGCTATCTGGCCGAGGTGGGCAGCCGTGCGGTGGCGCATGCCGCCATCGGCATTGCCAACCCGGTGACGGGTGACTGGGTGCAGATGACCAATCACCACTGGGCGTTTTCCATCGAAGCCACCCGTCAGGCACTGGGGCTGACTTCGCTGATCGTCATCAATGATTTCACCGCGCTGGCGCTGTCGCTGCCCCACCTGCCACGCAAGGAACTGGTGCAGGTCGGCGGCGGGGACGCCATCAGTGGCAGCCCGCTGGCGCTGATCGGTCCGGGCACCGGCCTGGGCGTATCGGCCCTGATTCCGTCGCCGGGCGGCTATATGCCGCTGGCCGGAGAGGGCGGCCACGTCAGCTTTGCCCCGTTTGACGAACGCGAGGCTGCCATCTGGCGCTACGCGCGCGATCGCCACGGCCATGTATCGGCCGAGCGCCTGCTGTCCGGCCCCGGTCTGGTGCTGATTTACCATGCGCTGGCGGCACTGGCCGGTGAAGCGGAGCAAGACCTGTCCGCTGCCGACATCACCGCCCGCGGCCTGTCGGGCGACTGTCCGCGCTGCCGCGAAACGCTGGACGCCTTCTGCGCCATGCTGGGTACGGCAGCGGCCAATCTGGCGCTGACGCTCGGCGCCCGTGGCGGGGTATACCTTGGCGGTGGTATCGTTCCACGTTTGATCGACTACTTCAAAACGTCGCCATTTCGCCCACGCTTCGAGGACAAGGGCCGTTTTTCCGCTTATCTGGCGGGAATCCCGGTGTTTGTCATCAACAGCCGTTACCCTGCGCTGATCGGCGCGTCGGCAGCGCTGGCGGCGCACCTGGAGCACTGA
- the hexR gene encoding transcriptional regulator HexR, protein MLERIKSQLEALSSAERKVAELVLEQPYTMMQAAVADIARNAGVSQPTVIRFCRSMGCSGLPDFKLKLAGSLVTGVPYVHSSVRPEDPTSEIVAKVFDNTVTALLKSRNDVNPQAIEAAIEAISRARRVEFYGLGNSGITAADAQHKFFRFGISTVAYADTHIQMMAASVLGPDDVLVAISSSGRSRELLDAVEEATASGATVVAITASGSPLARAATIALMADTQEDNETYSPMISRIIHLVLIDVLAVGVALRRGPGVIGQLEKTKHSLKAKRLAERTEED, encoded by the coding sequence ATGCTGGAAAGAATCAAGTCTCAGCTAGAAGCCCTGTCTTCGGCCGAACGCAAGGTGGCCGAACTGGTGCTGGAGCAGCCCTACACCATGATGCAGGCCGCAGTGGCGGATATCGCGCGCAATGCCGGCGTCAGCCAGCCCACGGTGATTCGCTTCTGCCGCTCCATGGGCTGCTCGGGCCTGCCCGATTTCAAGCTGAAACTGGCCGGCAGCCTGGTCACCGGCGTGCCTTATGTACACTCCAGCGTCCGCCCGGAAGACCCCACCTCGGAAATCGTGGCCAAGGTGTTCGACAACACCGTCACCGCCCTGCTCAAAAGCCGTAACGATGTCAATCCGCAGGCCATCGAAGCGGCCATCGAGGCCATTTCCCGTGCGCGGCGGGTGGAGTTTTACGGTCTGGGCAACTCCGGCATCACCGCCGCCGATGCCCAGCACAAGTTCTTCCGCTTCGGCATTTCCACCGTGGCCTATGCCGATACCCACATCCAGATGATGGCGGCTTCGGTACTGGGGCCGGACGATGTGCTGGTGGCCATTTCCAGCTCCGGCCGCTCGCGTGAGCTGCTGGACGCGGTGGAAGAGGCCACCGCTTCCGGTGCCACCGTGGTGGCCATTACGGCCAGTGGCTCGCCGCTGGCCCGTGCCGCTACCATCGCGCTGATGGCGGACACCCAGGAAGACAATGAAACCTACAGCCCGATGATTTCCCGCATCATCCACCTGGTGCTCATCGACGTGCTGGCCGTGGGCGTGGCCTTGCGCCGCGGCCCCGGTGTGATCGGACAACTAGAAAAAACCAAGCACAGTCTCAAAGCAAAGAGACTGGCCGAACGGACAGAAGAGGATTAA
- the zwf gene encoding glucose-6-phosphate dehydrogenase, with product MDNRSTPTPAFDMVLFGGTGDLVMRKLLPSLYQAHAASLLNQQGRLLALGRKAMNRDDYLALVEKSARQHIKEHFDAAAWESFCRRIDYLQVDAGESAHYPALAEAVGQHPERVVVCYLATAPNLFAGICENLAAVGLNRPNVRVVLEKPLGIDLDSSNEINDAVAHFFKEEQLYRIDHYLGKESVQNLMAIRFANALFEPLWRREWIHDVQITISEDLGVGTRGDFYDGTGALRDMVQNHLLQLLCIVAMEPPANMEADAVRDEKLKVLKALRPFSEQDVANKTVRGQYKAGAVAGQPVVGYLQEQGIPADSQTETFVALKAEIDNWRWAGVPFFLRTGKRMQERLAEIVINFRDVPHQLFSGPLSGSHTANRLVIQLQPEESIRLYFLAKEPGDTMRLQPAYLDLDFYKAFKVRRADAYERLLLDVIRGKLALFMRRDELVEAWRWVMPIMECWQNSSNTPPKQYTAGTWGPAASSALLSRDGISWHEES from the coding sequence ATGGATAACCGTAGCACGCCTACCCCGGCTTTCGATATGGTGCTGTTCGGTGGCACCGGCGACCTGGTAATGCGCAAGCTGTTGCCTTCCCTGTATCAGGCCCATGCCGCCAGCCTGCTCAACCAGCAAGGCCGCCTGTTGGCGCTGGGTCGCAAGGCAATGAACCGTGATGATTACCTGGCGCTGGTGGAAAAAAGTGCCCGTCAGCATATTAAGGAACATTTCGATGCCGCGGCCTGGGAGTCTTTCTGCCGCCGCATCGACTATCTGCAGGTGGACGCCGGTGAGTCCGCCCATTATCCGGCACTGGCCGAAGCGGTGGGCCAGCATCCGGAACGGGTGGTGGTCTGTTATCTGGCCACGGCACCCAATCTGTTTGCCGGTATTTGTGAAAACCTGGCCGCCGTGGGACTTAACCGCCCCAATGTGCGGGTAGTACTGGAAAAACCGCTGGGCATCGATCTGGACTCGTCCAACGAAATCAACGATGCGGTGGCGCACTTCTTCAAGGAAGAACAGCTCTATCGGATCGACCACTATCTGGGCAAGGAATCGGTACAGAACCTGATGGCCATCCGCTTTGCCAACGCGCTGTTCGAGCCGCTGTGGCGTCGCGAGTGGATTCACGATGTACAGATCACCATTTCCGAAGACCTGGGTGTCGGCACCCGTGGGGACTTCTACGATGGCACCGGCGCGCTGCGCGACATGGTGCAGAACCACCTGCTGCAACTGCTGTGTATCGTCGCCATGGAGCCGCCGGCCAATATGGAAGCCGACGCGGTGCGGGACGAAAAACTCAAGGTGCTGAAGGCACTGCGCCCGTTCAGCGAACAGGATGTGGCCAACAAGACCGTGCGCGGCCAGTACAAGGCCGGTGCGGTGGCCGGTCAGCCGGTGGTGGGTTACTTGCAAGAGCAAGGCATTCCGGCCGACAGCCAGACCGAAACCTTTGTCGCCCTCAAGGCGGAAATCGACAACTGGCGCTGGGCCGGTGTGCCTTTCTTCCTGCGTACCGGCAAGCGCATGCAGGAGCGGCTGGCGGAAATCGTCATCAATTTCCGCGACGTGCCGCACCAGTTGTTCTCCGGCCCCTTGAGCGGCAGTCATACCGCCAACCGCCTGGTGATCCAGCTGCAGCCGGAAGAAAGCATCCGCCTGTACTTCCTGGCCAAGGAACCGGGCGACACCATGCGCCTGCAACCGGCCTATCTGGACCTGGACTTCTACAAGGCCTTCAAAGTGCGCCGTGCCGATGCCTACGAGCGCCTGCTGCTGGATGTGATCCGCGGCAAGCTGGCGCTGTTCATGCGCCGTGACGAGCTGGTGGAAGCCTGGCGCTGGGTGATGCCCATCATGGAATGCTGGCAGAACAGCAGCAACACCCCGCCCAAGCAATATACCGCAGGCACCTGGGGCCCGGCGGCTTCCAGCGCCCTGCTCAGCCGCGACGGCATCAGCTGGCACGAAGAAAGCTGA
- a CDS encoding class I SAM-dependent methyltransferase has product MSLIPEIKPQQSLELLKELHILTRDGKINQDTRRKLKQVYHLYQFIEPLMQDVLHSKGDVTLADHGAGKSYLGFILYDLFLKDKEAGRVFGIETRPELVSRSEELAARLGFDRMGFLNLTVEQSITSEQLPAQVDIITALHACNTATDDAIRFALAKDAKYIVLVPCCQAEVAAVLRQKKNETFGKTPLSELWRHPIHTREFGSQLTNVLRCLQLEARGYQLTVTELVGWEHSMKNELIIAKKTGKGKQSARERQEAILRELNLEDLRERFVY; this is encoded by the coding sequence ATGAGCCTGATTCCCGAAATCAAACCGCAGCAGTCGCTGGAGTTGCTCAAAGAACTGCATATCCTTACCCGCGACGGCAAGATCAACCAGGACACCCGCCGCAAGCTCAAGCAGGTGTATCACCTCTACCAGTTCATCGAGCCCTTGATGCAGGATGTGCTGCACAGCAAGGGGGACGTTACGCTGGCCGACCACGGCGCGGGCAAGTCCTACCTGGGCTTCATCCTGTACGACCTGTTTCTCAAGGACAAGGAGGCCGGTCGGGTATTCGGTATTGAAACCCGGCCCGAGCTGGTCAGCCGCTCGGAAGAGCTGGCCGCACGGCTGGGCTTTGACCGCATGGGTTTTCTCAACCTGACGGTGGAGCAGTCCATCACCTCCGAGCAGTTGCCGGCCCAGGTGGACATCATCACTGCGCTGCACGCCTGCAACACCGCCACCGACGACGCCATCCGCTTTGCACTGGCCAAGGACGCCAAATACATCGTGCTGGTGCCCTGCTGCCAGGCCGAAGTGGCCGCCGTGCTGCGCCAGAAGAAGAACGAGACCTTTGGCAAGACGCCGCTATCCGAGCTGTGGCGTCACCCCATCCACACCCGCGAGTTCGGCAGCCAGCTGACCAATGTGCTGCGTTGCCTGCAACTGGAAGCCCGCGGTTACCAGCTGACGGTGACCGAGCTGGTGGGCTGGGAGCATTCGATGAAGAACGAGCTGATCATTGCCAAGAAAACCGGCAAGGGCAAACAGAGTGCGCGTGAGCGGCAGGAGGCCATTTTGCGTGAGCTGAACCTGGAAGATTTGCGCGAACGCTTTGTTTACTGA